A window of the Paraburkholderia sp. ZP32-5 genome harbors these coding sequences:
- a CDS encoding IS30 family transposase has protein sequence MKQRPRIYYSETQKALMWDRWRKGDTIHQIAKLFDRGHSSIQRILSENGGIQPPQRHRAPQALTLAEREEISRSLVSGLSIRSIAARLGRAPSTISRELQRNGGSQGYRASQADAIAWQRARRPKVCKLMRNQTLARVVAAKLKLQWSPEQIAGWLRHAYAVNKDYLVSHETIYRSLYIQARGALKKELLEHLRRFRTMRRSRHHTLKTEGRTNIRDAVSISERPATAEDRAIPGHWEGDLLYGNATSQIATLVERQSRFVMLVKVPSKDSAAVVDALIRHASKLPRELYRSLTWDRGSEMAEHHRFSVATDIEVYFCDPHHPWQRGSNENTNGLLRQYFPKGTDLSAYSQAGLDAVARRLNERPRKTLDFDTPAERFNQIVASTG, from the coding sequence ATGAAACAGCGACCGAGAATTTATTACTCCGAGACCCAGAAAGCGCTGATGTGGGACCGATGGCGCAAGGGCGATACGATTCATCAGATTGCCAAACTGTTTGATCGGGGCCATTCTTCGATTCAGCGAATACTATCGGAGAACGGTGGCATCCAGCCGCCGCAAAGGCACCGTGCGCCACAGGCATTGACGCTCGCGGAGCGCGAGGAGATTTCCCGTTCACTGGTGTCCGGATTGTCGATCCGGTCAATAGCAGCCAGGCTGGGACGCGCCCCTTCCACTATAAGTCGTGAGTTGCAGCGCAACGGGGGCAGCCAGGGCTATCGGGCAAGCCAGGCGGATGCGATCGCGTGGCAGCGGGCACGACGGCCGAAGGTTTGCAAACTTATGCGAAACCAGACGCTGGCGCGAGTTGTCGCTGCAAAGCTGAAGTTGCAGTGGTCCCCTGAGCAGATTGCCGGTTGGCTCAGGCATGCTTATGCGGTCAACAAGGACTATCTGGTGTCGCACGAGACAATCTACCGGAGCCTCTATATTCAAGCTCGTGGTGCCCTGAAAAAAGAACTGCTTGAGCACTTGCGACGCTTTCGAACCATGCGCCGATCCCGTCATCACACACTGAAAACTGAGGGTCGCACGAACATTCGCGACGCCGTGTCGATCAGTGAACGCCCCGCGACGGCGGAGGATCGCGCAATACCTGGGCACTGGGAAGGTGACTTGCTGTATGGCAACGCGACGAGCCAGATTGCAACTCTCGTCGAACGTCAAAGTCGATTCGTGATGCTGGTAAAAGTGCCCAGCAAGGATTCTGCGGCTGTGGTCGACGCGCTGATACGACACGCCAGCAAACTCCCGAGAGAACTCTATAGATCGCTGACGTGGGACAGGGGATCGGAAATGGCGGAGCACCACCGCTTTAGCGTTGCAACCGACATTGAGGTCTATTTCTGCGACCCACATCATCCCTGGCAACGCGGTTCGAACGAAAATACGAATGGGCTTCTGAGGCAATACTTCCCCAAGGGTACTGATCTGTCTGCTTACTCACAGGCCGGACTGGATGCCGTCGCCAGGCGGCTCAACGAACGTCCCCGAAAAACACTAGACTTCGATACGCCGGCTGAGCGATTTAACCAAATCGTTGCATCGACCGGTTGA
- a CDS encoding AraC family transcriptional regulator has translation MIDPFSDFLSFMGARSVISGGLVAGGAWAIKFPRANTVKFWGLARGSCWILFEGDQQPIRIESGDVFLLSEPRSHVLGTDLNAQSVDLADVLEGRVGNIVHHGEGDEFFMIGGKVELSIASSQLLLDALPPLIHVRGTSSQAQVLRWLLDQLVRERQGSLPGAHIASNQLAHLMFIQILRAHFEAAGLPPAGWLRALSDRRLAPALQLMHDDPGRAWQLGELAQAAAMSRATFAAYFKTVAGMPPLSYLTKWRMHLAQRALLENRTRINVLARSLGYASESAFSNAFRRVVGRSPKHFQAEAVEKFTT, from the coding sequence ATGATCGATCCTTTCTCCGACTTTCTGAGCTTCATGGGCGCGCGGTCCGTCATTTCGGGTGGGCTGGTTGCCGGCGGAGCATGGGCAATCAAATTTCCGCGTGCGAATACAGTCAAGTTTTGGGGCCTGGCACGGGGAAGCTGCTGGATCCTGTTCGAAGGAGACCAGCAGCCCATTCGCATCGAAAGCGGGGACGTGTTTCTGCTCAGCGAGCCGCGCTCACATGTTCTTGGGACCGACCTGAATGCGCAGAGCGTCGATCTCGCCGATGTGCTCGAAGGGCGCGTCGGCAACATCGTCCATCACGGCGAAGGCGACGAGTTTTTCATGATCGGCGGCAAGGTCGAGTTGAGCATCGCGTCCAGCCAGCTTTTGCTCGACGCGCTACCGCCTCTGATTCATGTGCGCGGGACCTCAAGCCAGGCGCAAGTACTTCGATGGCTGCTCGATCAGCTCGTTCGGGAGCGGCAGGGTAGCTTGCCGGGGGCGCATATCGCATCGAACCAACTCGCGCATTTGATGTTCATCCAGATACTGCGGGCGCATTTCGAGGCGGCCGGATTGCCGCCGGCTGGATGGCTTCGCGCATTGAGCGACAGGCGGCTTGCACCTGCACTCCAACTGATGCATGACGATCCCGGCCGTGCCTGGCAACTTGGAGAGCTTGCGCAGGCAGCGGCGATGTCACGTGCGACGTTCGCCGCGTACTTCAAGACCGTTGCCGGAATGCCGCCTCTTTCGTATCTGACGAAATGGCGAATGCATCTTGCGCAGCGCGCTCTTCTGGAGAACCGGACACGCATCAACGTGCTTGCACGCTCGCTTGGCTACGCGTCCGAGAGCGCGTTCAGCAATGCGTTCAGACGCGTCGTCGGACGTTCACCGAAGCACTTTCAGGCAGAAGCGGTCGAGAAATTTACGACGTAG
- a CDS encoding SDR family oxidoreductase, which yields MTKQTWFITGVNSGFGRLMTEQLLARGDRVAGTVRDLNSMTDLKERYGAALWLAKLDLTDTQAIRGVVDRAFGELGRIDVVVSNAGYGLFGAAEEMTDDQITHQIDTNLIGSIQTVRAALSHLRTQGGGRIIQLSSMGGQATFPGGSLYHAGKWGIEGFIDAVALEVAGFDIGCTLVEPGAARTDFRYRSAQLSRKLDAYDASPARAAHRIVEERTSVPIGDAAKMAAIMIASADQHPAPKRIALGSDAYTVMHKQLSDRLAALEAQKALAFSTDFGPGM from the coding sequence ATGACGAAGCAGACATGGTTTATTACTGGAGTGAACAGCGGCTTCGGCCGTCTGATGACCGAGCAGCTCCTTGCCCGAGGAGATCGCGTTGCCGGTACCGTGCGAGATCTCAATTCGATGACCGATCTCAAGGAGCGCTACGGTGCTGCTCTTTGGCTCGCCAAGCTCGATCTGACAGACACCCAGGCAATCCGCGGCGTCGTCGACCGGGCATTCGGTGAACTGGGGCGTATCGATGTGGTCGTGAGCAACGCGGGTTACGGGCTATTCGGTGCGGCCGAAGAAATGACCGACGATCAGATCACGCATCAGATCGACACGAACCTGATCGGCTCCATTCAAACCGTGCGCGCGGCGCTTTCGCATCTGCGGACTCAGGGCGGCGGGCGCATCATCCAGTTGTCATCGATGGGCGGGCAAGCGACGTTCCCCGGCGGCTCGCTGTACCACGCCGGCAAATGGGGCATCGAAGGGTTCATCGATGCGGTTGCGCTGGAGGTGGCCGGCTTCGATATCGGTTGCACGTTGGTCGAGCCGGGCGCGGCGCGAACGGACTTCCGCTATCGAAGCGCACAACTGTCGCGCAAACTCGATGCCTACGATGCGTCGCCGGCGCGTGCCGCGCATCGGATCGTCGAGGAAAGAACCAGCGTACCGATCGGTGATGCCGCGAAGATGGCCGCCATCATGATTGCCAGCGCCGACCAGCATCCCGCGCCCAAACGCATAGCGCTAGGCAGTGATGCCTACACCGTGATGCACAAGCAATTGAGCGACCGTCTCGCTGCTCTGGAGGCACAGAAAGCGCTCGCGTTCTCCACGGACTTTGGGCCAGGCATGTAA
- a CDS encoding FkbM family methyltransferase — MLPQVNLIRAKNGDFLAFYERNGISRVLTEHGVWDELTVSIARTLVDMTDMTPMILDIGANLGTFTVALAKHIAPRGGKIYSFEPQRIVFYQLCGNVFLNQLENAYPQNIALSGVNERKEIPAMNFHAALNIGGYSLVPGKDAQEKLETTDPCEFRRLDDFELPSKITMIKIDVEGMEMEVFRGAIDRISKDGFPPILFESLSSDPRAGEVQDLLTGLGYKLLRYADEDWLAQHPEWPTEITLMENGTSVVYAKVR, encoded by the coding sequence ATGCTGCCACAGGTCAATCTGATTCGCGCAAAGAACGGGGACTTTCTTGCCTTCTACGAGAGAAACGGCATTTCCAGGGTACTGACGGAACACGGCGTTTGGGATGAGCTGACGGTTTCGATCGCACGGACGTTGGTCGATATGACCGACATGACGCCGATGATTCTCGATATCGGCGCCAACCTGGGCACGTTCACCGTTGCACTCGCGAAGCACATTGCGCCACGCGGCGGCAAGATCTATTCGTTCGAGCCCCAGCGCATCGTGTTCTACCAACTCTGCGGCAACGTTTTCCTGAATCAACTGGAGAACGCCTATCCGCAGAATATCGCGCTGTCGGGTGTCAACGAGCGCAAGGAAATTCCCGCGATGAATTTCCACGCCGCATTGAATATCGGCGGCTACTCGCTCGTTCCGGGCAAGGACGCACAGGAGAAACTGGAAACGACCGATCCGTGCGAATTCAGGCGGCTCGACGACTTCGAACTCCCGTCGAAGATCACGATGATCAAGATCGACGTCGAAGGCATGGAGATGGAGGTCTTCCGAGGCGCGATCGATCGCATCTCGAAAGACGGCTTCCCACCTATCCTGTTCGAATCGTTGAGCAGCGATCCAAGAGCCGGCGAGGTGCAGGATCTGCTGACGGGCCTAGGCTACAAGCTGCTGCGGTACGCCGACGAAGACTGGCTGGCACAACACCCCGAGTGGCCGACCGAGATCACGCTGATGGAGAACGGCACTAGCGTCGTCTATGCGAAGGTTCGCTAA
- a CDS encoding IS110 family transposase, whose protein sequence is MQTVTLVGVDLGKHSFHLHGQDRHGKAVFRRKVSRKQLIEFFATFHCCTVVMEACAGAHHMARKLAGFGHQVKLISPQFVRPFVKSNKNDFVDAEAICEAASRPAMRFVTPKTESQQTLSTLHRLRESMVRDRVKTCNQMHGFLLEFGISLPIGKAVIKRLPAVLSEHSLPPRLVAILDRLHSHFKYLSEQIDQIETELTRQLADDDLGQRLLGIPGVGPITASVLASEMGDGKQYGCSRDFAASIGLVPRQYSTGGKANLLGISKRGDKNIRRLLVQCARAYMQRLDRQTGRLAAWVRSMLTRRHSNVVACALANKLARTAWALATRNSTFDAGAGALQV, encoded by the coding sequence ATGCAGACCGTGACGCTGGTTGGAGTCGATCTGGGCAAGCATTCGTTTCATCTTCACGGTCAGGACCGGCACGGCAAAGCCGTGTTCCGCCGGAAGGTGAGTCGTAAGCAGCTGATTGAATTCTTCGCCACCTTTCACTGCTGCACGGTGGTCATGGAAGCCTGCGCAGGCGCTCATCACATGGCCCGGAAACTTGCTGGCTTCGGGCATCAGGTCAAACTCATCTCGCCGCAGTTTGTGCGGCCCTTCGTCAAGAGTAACAAGAACGATTTCGTAGACGCGGAAGCAATCTGCGAAGCAGCGTCACGTCCGGCCATGCGCTTCGTGACGCCCAAGACAGAATCGCAGCAAACGCTCTCGACCTTGCACCGACTTCGCGAATCTATGGTTCGGGATCGCGTTAAGACATGCAACCAGATGCACGGCTTCCTGCTCGAATTTGGCATCAGTCTGCCGATTGGAAAGGCTGTCATCAAGCGCCTGCCGGCAGTTCTCTCCGAGCATTCGCTCCCACCGCGACTGGTGGCGATCCTCGATCGTTTGCATTCCCACTTCAAGTATCTCAGCGAACAGATCGACCAAATCGAGACAGAGCTGACCCGGCAACTGGCCGATGATGACCTTGGCCAGCGCCTGCTAGGCATCCCGGGTGTCGGTCCGATCACGGCGAGCGTACTCGCCTCCGAAATGGGCGATGGCAAACAGTACGGCTGCAGTCGGGACTTCGCGGCGTCCATCGGTCTCGTGCCGCGCCAGTACAGTACGGGCGGCAAGGCAAACCTGCTGGGCATCAGCAAACGCGGAGACAAAAATATACGTCGCCTGCTTGTGCAGTGCGCCAGAGCCTACATGCAGCGGCTGGACCGGCAGACAGGCCGGTTGGCCGCATGGGTTCGGTCGATGCTCACACGCCGACACTCAAACGTGGTGGCCTGCGCTCTTGCCAACAAGCTGGCGCGAACCGCCTGGGCGCTGGCAACGCGCAACAGCACGTTCGATGCGGGAGCGGGTGCCTTACAAGTCTGA
- a CDS encoding RidA family protein: MSHKLHKIGVASQIGVYSDATEVGPNQRWLYTAGTPGLAPNGEIADDIVGQSKQAWLNIMAILEKADMDITDIVKVTTSLTSDAYIRDYAKVRAEFLKGYEPAFMLQIIPGLVRPEILVEIEIIAAKAV, translated from the coding sequence ATGTCACACAAGCTCCACAAGATCGGCGTTGCCAGTCAGATCGGCGTGTACAGCGACGCAACCGAAGTCGGCCCGAATCAACGCTGGCTGTACACCGCGGGCACGCCGGGACTCGCGCCGAATGGCGAAATTGCGGACGATATCGTCGGCCAATCGAAACAGGCGTGGCTGAACATCATGGCCATCCTCGAAAAGGCCGACATGGACATCACGGATATCGTCAAGGTCACGACCTCGCTGACCAGCGATGCATACATCCGCGACTATGCAAAGGTGCGAGCCGAATTCCTGAAGGGCTACGAGCCCGCCTTCATGCTGCAGATCATTCCTGGTCTGGTACGTCCGGAAATCCTCGTGGAAATCGAAATCATCGCCGCTAAAGCGGTCTGA